One genomic window of Nicotiana sylvestris chromosome 10, ASM39365v2, whole genome shotgun sequence includes the following:
- the LOC104217587 gene encoding uncharacterized protein isoform X2 — MGLCIAYTKPQGQQPDFKEPVVLSADRGCCTVEDFCNHIHRSLVKDGAQVHGTDLSIVASVICFRMKMWFRFQEKSSSVIGFQLYKNLGLMPSIRRQILRALYIQVLS, encoded by the exons ATGGGTCTTTGCATAGCTTATACGAAGCCTCAAGGCCAGCAACCAGATTTCAAAGAGCCTGTGGTTCTTTCTGCT GATAGAGGTTGCTGTACTGTAGAAGATTTCTGTAATCACATACATAGGAGCCTTGTTAAGGATGGGGCACAAGTGCACGGCACTGACCTCAGCATTGTGGCCTCAGTCATCTGCTTCAGGATGAAGATGTGGTTCAGATTTCAAGAAAAAAGTAGCTCGGTTATAGGCTTTCAAC TGtataaaaatttgggacttatgCCTTCCATCCGAAGACAGATCTTGAGGGCATTGTATATCCAAGTCTTGTCATAA
- the LOC104217587 gene encoding ribosome-interacting GTPase 1-like isoform X1 yields MFSGGLNLDRLLAKLWEEMGLCIAYTKPQGQQPDFKEPVVLSADRGCCTVEDFCNHIHRSLVKDGAQVHGTDLSIVASVICFRMKMWFRFQEKSSSVIGFQLYKNLGLMPSIRRQILRALYIQVLS; encoded by the exons ATGTTCTCTGGGGGG CTGAATCTGGACAGACTACTAGCTAAACTGTGGGAAGAGATGGGTCTTTGCATAGCTTATACGAAGCCTCAAGGCCAGCAACCAGATTTCAAAGAGCCTGTGGTTCTTTCTGCT GATAGAGGTTGCTGTACTGTAGAAGATTTCTGTAATCACATACATAGGAGCCTTGTTAAGGATGGGGCACAAGTGCACGGCACTGACCTCAGCATTGTGGCCTCAGTCATCTGCTTCAGGATGAAGATGTGGTTCAGATTTCAAGAAAAAAGTAGCTCGGTTATAGGCTTTCAAC TGtataaaaatttgggacttatgCCTTCCATCCGAAGACAGATCTTGAGGGCATTGTATATCCAAGTCTTGTCATAA